In Gemmatimonadaceae bacterium, one DNA window encodes the following:
- a CDS encoding zf-HC2 domain-containing protein, which yields MTISLFHPRAGALQRFADGETTPLEHSRVSAHLTSCHQCRRTVGSTRDVTAQARLIASPTVSPELIEKILSTRAAGDRIILPRDDERTTGRSRMIGSIAAGMMLVIGAAGYLAFDSRSSRTSPVIDNRATTGSPYDDSIDMPISTPGVFISRLLLPSTAAALQPSTLPRLRGVDGRRLKAGQYFFSRIETTALGAQSRATGRGLLRVSPWNVAGVPSWLVEHRWTMEPGTNGVRIETESLVVRQRDLTPVMRTVHVSPYLRYSRLNISQRFTGDSVSGSMSAEINDKVTVRRPIAKFLAPASGPYMSEASAPLMLSAVRLHAGWAASLSLVGWAVVPADVRYPIQLRVTGEERIRVPAGEFDCWRLAVTHGTVVHTYWVRKSDGLGIRTKVDRKRSSGTKGNHEIVLTREVK from the coding sequence ATGACGATCTCCCTTTTCCATCCGCGCGCCGGCGCACTGCAACGTTTCGCCGATGGCGAGACCACGCCACTCGAACATTCCCGGGTCTCGGCGCATCTCACGTCCTGCCATCAATGCCGCCGAACCGTAGGCTCGACACGTGACGTTACGGCGCAGGCCCGGCTGATCGCCTCTCCGACGGTGTCCCCTGAGCTGATCGAGAAAATTCTCAGTACGCGTGCGGCCGGTGACCGAATCATTCTGCCGCGAGACGACGAGCGGACCACCGGGCGCTCGAGAATGATCGGCAGCATTGCCGCTGGTATGATGCTCGTCATCGGTGCAGCAGGCTACCTGGCATTCGACAGTCGTTCCTCCCGCACATCGCCAGTGATCGACAACAGAGCGACCACTGGTTCGCCGTACGACGATTCGATTGACATGCCGATCAGTACGCCGGGAGTCTTCATCAGCCGGCTGCTCCTGCCTTCCACTGCAGCGGCCTTGCAGCCTTCGACGCTGCCTCGCCTCAGGGGGGTAGACGGACGCCGGTTGAAGGCAGGCCAATATTTTTTCTCCCGCATTGAGACAACGGCACTGGGTGCGCAATCCCGTGCAACCGGCCGTGGCCTTCTGCGGGTTTCCCCTTGGAACGTTGCCGGGGTTCCGTCCTGGCTCGTCGAGCACAGGTGGACCATGGAGCCGGGCACCAACGGCGTTCGTATCGAGACTGAATCACTCGTGGTGAGGCAGCGCGATCTGACGCCTGTCATGCGCACCGTCCACGTGTCGCCGTACCTGCGCTACAGCCGGCTGAACATCAGTCAGCGTTTCACCGGCGACAGTGTTTCGGGATCAATGAGCGCAGAGATAAATGACAAGGTCACGGTTCGACGGCCTATCGCAAAATTCCTGGCGCCCGCCTCCGGCCCGTACATGAGCGAAGCGTCGGCTCCACTCATGCTTTCAGCGGTGCGCTTGCACGCCGGCTGGGCCGCCAGCCTTTCACTAGTCGGCTGGGCAGTAGTGCCTGCCGACGTTCGTTATCCCATACAGCTCCGGGTTACAGGTGAAGAGCGCATACGGGTTCCGGCCGGCGAATTCGACTGCTGGCGGCTTGCCGTCACTCACGGAACCGTCGTCCACACCTACTGGGTGAGAAAGTCCGACGGCCTGGGTATTCGAACGAAGGTAGACCGGAAGCGGTCGTCAGGAACAAAGGGCAATCACGAAATCGTTCTCACTCGCGAGGTAAAATAA
- a CDS encoding YceI family protein — protein sequence MTAALFSLSIPAQDLRTEAARVARAAPPALREFRIDTGHSDVSFSIGFLGRAVKGRFDDVQGTLVYAPTTDGSPGQSAITVAIETNSINTGWKHRDDHLRSADFFDARKFPTIVFQSKSIRRAQNGFVASGPLTMHGVTRTIDIPFRPLRTKPLEDPHGSTLLAFGGTMRIARKDFGIVGGGKYNEWFDQLRSATMADTVDINIELDVWATDFSRDRRYDAALKRIAAEGVDRRVADARAAYAKDPKAFDGAEWEFSQIGAALIARGKGTDAVKIMKLSAELFPRSVAARAGLARAHEAAGEPVLARSLVAEALKLDPFHTRSLELRRRLGS from the coding sequence GTGACCGCAGCGCTTTTCTCGTTAAGCATTCCGGCTCAGGACCTCCGAACCGAAGCGGCTCGCGTCGCGCGAGCGGCGCCCCCGGCTCTTCGAGAGTTCCGCATCGACACCGGACACTCCGACGTCTCGTTTTCGATCGGCTTCCTCGGCCGCGCCGTCAAAGGCCGATTTGACGACGTCCAGGGGACGTTGGTCTACGCACCCACGACAGACGGAAGCCCCGGGCAATCGGCAATCACCGTCGCAATCGAGACCAACAGCATCAACACCGGGTGGAAACATCGCGACGACCATCTTCGAAGCGCGGACTTTTTCGACGCAAGGAAATTCCCAACGATAGTTTTTCAGAGCAAGTCCATTCGCCGCGCGCAAAATGGCTTTGTGGCGTCAGGGCCGTTGACGATGCATGGAGTCACGCGGACTATCGACATCCCGTTTCGTCCTCTCAGAACCAAGCCCCTGGAAGATCCGCACGGATCAACGTTGCTGGCATTTGGCGGCACGATGCGAATTGCACGAAAAGATTTCGGTATCGTTGGTGGCGGCAAGTACAACGAATGGTTCGATCAGCTGCGAAGCGCGACGATGGCCGATACAGTCGATATCAATATCGAGCTCGACGTGTGGGCTACCGATTTCTCACGCGATCGGCGGTATGACGCCGCCCTGAAGCGTATCGCGGCCGAAGGGGTCGATCGCCGTGTGGCGGACGCGCGCGCAGCCTATGCAAAAGATCCAAAGGCTTTCGACGGTGCCGAGTGGGAATTCAGCCAGATCGGGGCTGCGCTGATCGCGAGAGGGAAGGGCACCGATGCAGTAAAGATCATGAAGCTGAGTGCCGAGCTGTTTCCCAGGTCGGTGGCGGCACGTGCTGGACTTGCGCGCGCGCACGAAGCAGCGGGCGAACCAGTTCTAGCGCGGAGTCTCGTCGCAGAAGCTCTCAAGCTCGACCCGTTTCATACCCGCAGCCTGGAGTTGAGGCGAAGGCTTGGCTCCTGA
- the leuS gene encoding leucine--tRNA ligase, producing MDIPHIPDNAAGAYPAAEKVGYDPSAVEAKWEQAWRDRRTNIVDTRDAPDPFYALMMFPYPSAEGLHVGNLFAFVGSDIYGRFQRLQGHNVLQPLGYDAFGIHSENYALKVGIHPTKLIPRNITNFRRQLERAGLMVDWTHSLSTTDPEYYKWTQWVFLQLLKHGLAYKKQAAVNWCPSCKTVLANEQVVGGACERCDTPVEQRFLSQWFFRISDYAERLLSNLDTLDWSETTKTAQRNWIGRSEGAQIAFPLRAIGTAGDKESIRVFTTRPDTVFGATYLVLAPEHPLVAALAGGVYRSAVEQYLARSAKQDVVTRKSGTDKTGVFTGAYATNPATGKDIPVWISDYVLMEYGTGAIMAVPGHDERDFEFASVFGLPIVRVVAADGETAETPLVEAFTESADGTMVNSGRFDGMPVSQAKREIVGMLGESGTGSAIVNYRLHDWCISRQRYWGPPIPIIYCDDCGAVPVPETDLPVELPFVSDFKPDDSGVSPLARHESWYLVDCPACGKTGRRETDVSDTFLDSAWYFLRYPSVGIDGVPFDSAITKKWLPVDSYIGGNEHAVLHLLYSRFVTMVLHDMGHIDFEEPFTRFRAHGLIIRDGAKMSKSRGNVVIPDQYIEKWGADAFRTYLMFLGPFEEGGDFRDASISGVRRFLDRLWASVVTASESPPDAAAGDSRVTRKLHQTIRKVSQDIPQLSYNTAVAAMMEYMNVLRRGERTPSRAEVVPLVQLVSPFAPHVAEELWEKLGHEGSVFDAGWPQFDALLAFEDKVDLAVQVNGKMRGKLHVPRDITQDEAFAVAMKEESIAKFVSGAPRKIVFVPERLLSIVA from the coding sequence ATGGACATCCCGCACATCCCGGACAATGCGGCTGGTGCATATCCCGCCGCAGAGAAGGTGGGATATGACCCGTCGGCAGTCGAAGCAAAATGGGAACAGGCGTGGCGCGACCGCCGCACCAACATTGTCGACACCCGGGATGCGCCTGATCCGTTTTATGCCCTGATGATGTTCCCGTATCCGTCCGCGGAAGGGCTGCACGTCGGCAATCTTTTCGCGTTCGTTGGGAGCGACATATATGGACGATTTCAGCGATTGCAGGGGCACAATGTCCTGCAGCCCCTGGGATACGATGCGTTCGGCATCCACTCCGAGAATTATGCGCTCAAGGTGGGCATACATCCGACAAAGCTGATTCCCCGGAACATCACAAATTTCCGGCGGCAGCTCGAGCGGGCAGGGCTGATGGTGGATTGGACACACTCGCTCTCAACGACTGACCCTGAATATTACAAATGGACGCAGTGGGTATTCCTGCAGCTGCTGAAGCATGGGCTTGCATATAAAAAACAGGCGGCGGTGAACTGGTGCCCCAGCTGCAAGACGGTGCTTGCGAACGAACAGGTGGTTGGCGGTGCGTGTGAGCGCTGCGACACGCCAGTGGAACAGCGTTTTCTGAGCCAGTGGTTTTTCCGGATCAGCGATTATGCGGAGCGGCTCCTTTCCAACCTCGACACGCTGGATTGGTCGGAGACCACCAAGACAGCGCAGCGAAACTGGATTGGGAGATCCGAAGGCGCGCAGATCGCGTTTCCGCTTAGGGCAATCGGTACGGCGGGGGACAAGGAATCGATCCGCGTTTTTACGACCCGTCCCGATACTGTTTTCGGCGCGACGTATCTGGTTCTGGCACCGGAGCATCCGCTCGTGGCCGCTCTGGCCGGTGGTGTCTACCGAAGCGCGGTCGAGCAATACCTGGCGCGCAGCGCGAAGCAGGATGTAGTGACGCGGAAGAGTGGTACTGACAAGACGGGCGTCTTCACTGGTGCGTACGCGACCAACCCCGCAACGGGGAAGGATATTCCGGTGTGGATCTCGGACTACGTCCTGATGGAGTACGGGACGGGCGCAATCATGGCAGTGCCAGGCCACGACGAACGCGACTTCGAGTTCGCGTCGGTATTCGGCCTGCCAATCGTGCGGGTGGTCGCCGCCGACGGTGAAACCGCCGAGACGCCGCTGGTGGAAGCGTTTACCGAATCGGCCGATGGAACGATGGTCAATTCAGGGCGATTCGACGGAATGCCGGTGAGTCAGGCAAAGCGCGAGATCGTCGGCATGCTGGGTGAATCCGGCACCGGGTCTGCCATTGTGAATTACAGACTTCACGACTGGTGCATCTCGAGGCAGAGATACTGGGGCCCGCCCATTCCGATCATCTACTGTGACGACTGCGGCGCAGTTCCGGTGCCGGAAACGGACCTGCCGGTGGAGCTGCCATTCGTCAGCGATTTCAAGCCCGACGACTCGGGCGTATCGCCGCTCGCTCGTCACGAGAGCTGGTACCTGGTTGACTGCCCGGCATGTGGGAAGACCGGCCGCCGGGAGACCGACGTATCAGACACCTTCCTCGACAGCGCGTGGTATTTTCTGCGATACCCGAGTGTCGGAATAGATGGGGTCCCATTCGATTCCGCGATCACGAAGAAATGGCTTCCTGTGGACAGCTATATCGGTGGCAACGAGCACGCGGTTCTCCACCTGCTGTATTCCCGATTCGTGACGATGGTACTGCACGACATGGGTCACATCGACTTTGAGGAGCCGTTCACGCGCTTTCGCGCCCACGGTCTCATCATTCGCGATGGCGCCAAGATGTCGAAGAGCCGCGGCAACGTCGTCATTCCCGACCAGTACATCGAGAAATGGGGCGCCGACGCCTTCCGCACCTATCTAATGTTCCTTGGGCCCTTCGAAGAGGGGGGTGACTTCCGGGATGCCAGCATTTCGGGTGTCAGACGATTCCTGGACAGGCTCTGGGCATCGGTGGTCACTGCCAGCGAGTCCCCGCCAGACGCTGCCGCGGGCGATTCACGCGTGACGCGGAAACTCCATCAAACGATCCGCAAGGTTTCGCAGGATATTCCGCAGCTCAGCTACAACACTGCCGTCGCCGCGATGATGGAATACATGAACGTGCTGCGCCGCGGCGAGCGCACGCCTTCGCGCGCCGAGGTGGTGCCGCTGGTGCAGCTCGTCTCGCCGTTTGCGCCGCATGTGGCCGAAGAGTTGTGGGAGAAGCTGGGGCACGAAGGCAGTGTTTTCGATGCCGGGTGGCCCCAGTTCGACGCGCTGCTCGCCTTCGAGGACAAGGTTGACCTCGCTGTTCAGGTCAACGGGAAGATGCGCGGGAAACTGCATGTTCCCCGCGATATCACTCAGGACGAGGCATTCGCGGTGGCGATGAAGGAGGAGTCGATCGCAAAATTTGTTTCAGGTGCGCCGCGAAAAATCGTGTTTGTCCCGGAAAGGCTGCTCAGCATTGTCGCGTAA
- a CDS encoding VIT1/CCC1 transporter family protein gives MATTVEPGKREPHVPDVHTFEHHWQDEADAAFLYRILAESETDAGKSDIYARLAAVEDRHVVVWGDLMEKHGHPAREFRPSPRARVLARLGKTFGPGFLLPMLLQEEGREVKAYLDMHRATPAGAPGGGEALTLAKESAEHATTLAGIAGKSGEPWHRTESGGFLRNVVYGFNDGLTANFGLVAGIIGAGITEQHQAVVVAGVAGVIADALSMGSSGFLAAKSEREVYDYEIAMEKDEIALMPEIERDELALIYEAKGMDKTSAHKLATQVMADPERMLQEQVQEELKIGEQTTTPFREAWVTGTATAFGAIIPVFPFFFTSATTAIVLSFAISMLSHFLVGAARSVFTGRSIFRSGLDMFVVGLGVAILGYFVGGWVGDLF, from the coding sequence ATGGCGACCACAGTCGAACCGGGTAAGCGCGAGCCGCACGTTCCGGACGTTCACACGTTCGAGCACCATTGGCAGGACGAAGCTGACGCTGCGTTCCTCTACAGGATTCTCGCCGAGTCGGAGACTGACGCCGGGAAGAGTGACATATATGCGAGACTTGCCGCGGTCGAAGACCGGCATGTAGTCGTATGGGGCGACCTGATGGAGAAGCACGGTCATCCGGCTCGCGAGTTCAGGCCCAGCCCGAGAGCCCGCGTGCTTGCGCGCCTGGGAAAGACGTTTGGCCCCGGGTTTCTGCTTCCAATGCTCCTGCAGGAGGAAGGCCGGGAGGTAAAGGCCTACCTCGACATGCATCGGGCCACCCCGGCCGGTGCACCCGGCGGCGGTGAAGCCCTCACTCTCGCGAAGGAGTCCGCTGAGCACGCGACTACGCTTGCTGGAATCGCGGGCAAGAGTGGCGAGCCATGGCATCGGACCGAATCCGGGGGATTTCTCCGCAACGTCGTCTACGGATTCAACGATGGGCTCACGGCAAACTTTGGACTTGTTGCCGGTATCATCGGTGCCGGAATTACGGAACAGCATCAGGCGGTGGTAGTTGCCGGAGTTGCGGGAGTCATCGCGGATGCACTGTCGATGGGATCGAGCGGATTTCTCGCCGCCAAGAGCGAGCGCGAAGTCTACGATTACGAGATCGCGATGGAGAAGGACGAAATCGCGCTGATGCCGGAGATCGAGCGCGACGAGCTGGCGCTGATTTACGAAGCCAAGGGTATGGATAAGACGTCTGCGCACAAGCTCGCTACTCAGGTCATGGCCGATCCCGAGCGCATGCTGCAGGAGCAAGTCCAGGAAGAGTTGAAGATCGGCGAGCAGACCACCACTCCGTTCCGGGAAGCATGGGTGACGGGAACCGCGACGGCATTCGGCGCGATCATTCCCGTATTTCCGTTCTTCTTCACGAGCGCAACGACGGCCATCGTGCTGTCATTCGCAATCTCGATGCTGTCGCATTTCCTGGTGGGTGCGGCAAGATCGGTGTTCACCGGCCGCAGCATTTTTCGATCGGGGCTTGACATGTTTGTCGTCGGGCTGGGAGTTGCGATACTCGGTTACTTCGTAGGCGGATGGGTGGGCGATCTGTTCTAG
- a CDS encoding PDZ domain-containing protein, with translation MTTGEGRVECTRTVRVTRSDSALMRRGALGLQVTATGSVRDSLGVFVTHVNPKGPAENAGIIEGDRIVSINGVDLRLSAADAADTYTSGLPSHRLTREVGKLTPGGVANVRVYSAGRLRDVRVIAGRASDLMTRDRAFGFGFDGLTGAGNTFMYRTAPGMYNVRPQNFTMPRVRIETRPQPEMLERLEELRLLSPSRVPGSSRIRILEDNGEGFIDADTVIYKRSDRRDAKKGAAREKKK, from the coding sequence GTGACCACTGGAGAAGGCCGCGTTGAATGCACGCGGACAGTACGGGTTACCCGCAGCGATTCCGCACTAATGAGGCGTGGCGCCCTCGGCCTGCAGGTTACCGCCACCGGGAGTGTCCGCGACAGCCTCGGCGTATTCGTGACGCATGTTAACCCGAAAGGGCCAGCGGAGAACGCGGGGATCATCGAGGGCGATCGTATTGTCTCGATCAATGGAGTCGACCTGAGATTGTCAGCGGCGGATGCTGCTGACACTTACACGAGTGGATTGCCGTCCCATCGGCTTACACGCGAAGTGGGCAAGCTCACACCCGGGGGCGTCGCAAACGTGCGCGTCTACTCAGCGGGTCGCTTGCGCGACGTTCGTGTCATCGCGGGGAGGGCATCCGATCTGATGACGCGAGACCGCGCATTCGGCTTCGGCTTCGACGGCCTTACCGGCGCCGGCAACACTTTCATGTATCGCACCGCTCCCGGGATGTACAACGTCCGGCCCCAGAATTTCACCATGCCCCGGGTGCGCATTGAAACGCGGCCGCAACCGGAGATGCTGGAGCGTCTGGAGGAGCTACGGTTGCTGTCGCCATCGCGTGTGCCGGGATCGAGCCGCATCCGGATTCTCGAGGACAATGGTGAGGGCTTCATCGATGCGGATACTGTCATCTACAAACGCTCCGACAGGCGGGACGCGAAGAAGGGAGCCGCTAGGGAAAAGAAGAAGTAG
- a CDS encoding S4 domain-containing protein, which translates to MPVPRGFEEGERSGKVRIDKWLWAARFYKTRALAADAIEGGKIEVNGERCKRSRLVQAGDRIRIRSGPYEYVIAVLGVSEKRGSATIASALYAEDAESKKAREAMAAHVRAMHASNSYETGRPSKKDRRDIERVRGRSG; encoded by the coding sequence ATGCCAGTGCCCCGCGGTTTCGAGGAAGGCGAACGATCCGGAAAGGTTCGCATCGACAAATGGCTGTGGGCGGCGAGGTTCTACAAAACTCGCGCACTGGCAGCCGATGCAATCGAAGGCGGCAAAATCGAGGTGAACGGCGAACGTTGCAAAAGGTCGCGGCTGGTCCAGGCGGGCGACAGAATCCGGATTCGCTCCGGGCCGTACGAGTATGTCATCGCCGTACTTGGCGTATCGGAGAAACGCGGATCAGCCACCATCGCGTCCGCGCTTTATGCTGAAGATGCAGAGAGCAAAAAGGCCCGCGAGGCGATGGCGGCCCACGTTCGCGCAATGCACGCGAGTAACAGTTACGAAACCGGTCGCCCGAGCAAGAAGGATCGCCGCGATATCGAGCGCGTTCGCGGGCGATCCGGCTAG
- a CDS encoding potassium transporter Kup yields MLLRATRRRYVLLSNRSTAISTHPEAHPTGTRLRQLTLVALGVVYGDIGTSPLYALRECFKEEYGLAAIPANVYGVLSLVVWALVLVVTVKYLVFILRADNNGEGGVLSLLALILQKTNGSEDVRRRVLIGLGIVGAALLYGDGVITPAISVLGAMEGLEVITPRLTPLVVPLALGVIISLFLVQKKGTTQVGRVFGPVMAIWFVTLAALGVHEILLAPEILQAVNPIYGARFLATHGAQGFVLLGAVVLVVTGGEALYADMGHFGARPIRLAWYYLVLPALLLNYFGQGALILRDPAGAVNPFFLLAPRFLLYPLVLLATMAAIIASQALISGAFSLTHQAVQLGYSPRVNIIHTSKTETGQIYIPEVNTTLMIGCVLVVLGFRSSSALGAAYGIAVTGTMAITTVLFYILSRHRWHWSLAKAGSLAAFFLIIDLAFFSSNVLKIAHGGWVPLVLAVFLFTLMTTWNRGRRIVRDLLRDNSLPIDLFLKSENEEKPLRVEGTAVFMTSDPEGAPLVLLHHMKHNRVLHRQVVLLSILSEKVPEFPDAERITIETLAENFWRVKARYGFLESADVPAVLARCADAGIMAKPMSTTYYLGKERLIINDTKPVMARWRKKLYVFMSRNSRSATEFFNIPSNRVVELGAQLQF; encoded by the coding sequence CAACACGTCGGCGATATGTCCTCTTATCGAACCGGTCCACAGCAATCAGCACGCACCCCGAGGCTCATCCCACCGGAACCCGCCTCAGACAACTGACGCTCGTCGCCCTTGGTGTCGTCTATGGCGATATCGGCACCAGCCCGCTCTACGCCCTTCGGGAGTGCTTCAAGGAAGAATATGGTCTCGCCGCCATTCCGGCGAACGTCTACGGTGTTCTCTCCCTAGTCGTCTGGGCGCTCGTCCTCGTTGTTACCGTAAAGTACCTCGTTTTCATCCTCCGGGCGGACAATAACGGGGAAGGTGGAGTACTGTCGCTGCTCGCGCTCATTCTGCAGAAAACCAACGGCAGCGAGGACGTACGGAGGCGGGTATTGATCGGGCTCGGGATCGTCGGGGCCGCTCTCCTCTACGGCGATGGGGTGATTACTCCGGCGATTTCGGTGCTCGGTGCCATGGAAGGACTCGAAGTCATCACACCCCGGCTGACGCCGCTGGTGGTCCCGCTGGCGCTCGGGGTCATCATATCACTGTTTCTCGTTCAGAAAAAGGGAACGACCCAGGTCGGCCGGGTGTTCGGGCCGGTGATGGCAATCTGGTTTGTTACGCTCGCCGCTCTCGGCGTGCATGAGATTCTTCTCGCACCAGAAATCCTGCAAGCCGTCAATCCGATTTATGGCGCACGGTTCCTCGCAACTCACGGAGCGCAGGGATTCGTGCTGCTCGGCGCTGTTGTTCTGGTCGTCACGGGGGGCGAGGCGCTGTATGCCGACATGGGTCATTTTGGCGCTCGGCCAATCCGGCTCGCATGGTACTACCTCGTGCTGCCGGCGCTGTTGCTCAATTACTTCGGGCAGGGTGCGCTCATTTTGCGTGATCCGGCCGGCGCCGTAAATCCGTTCTTCCTGCTGGCGCCGCGATTTCTTCTCTACCCATTGGTCCTGCTGGCCACGATGGCCGCTATCATCGCATCCCAAGCGCTGATTTCCGGGGCGTTTTCGCTGACACACCAGGCGGTCCAGCTCGGCTACAGCCCGCGGGTGAATATTATCCACACCTCGAAGACGGAGACGGGCCAGATCTACATCCCGGAAGTGAACACGACTCTCATGATCGGCTGCGTTCTCGTAGTGCTCGGGTTTCGGTCCTCCAGTGCGCTCGGCGCCGCTTACGGGATAGCCGTAACTGGAACGATGGCAATTACGACGGTTCTGTTCTACATACTTTCCCGCCATCGCTGGCACTGGAGCCTTGCAAAAGCAGGTTCACTCGCGGCGTTCTTTCTCATCATCGACCTGGCGTTTTTCAGCTCCAACGTTCTCAAGATTGCGCACGGCGGATGGGTACCACTCGTCCTCGCCGTATTCCTTTTTACTCTGATGACGACATGGAACCGCGGCAGGAGGATCGTTCGCGACCTGCTGCGAGACAACTCCCTGCCCATTGACTTGTTTCTCAAGTCCGAAAACGAGGAGAAACCGCTTCGCGTAGAGGGCACTGCAGTCTTCATGACATCGGATCCCGAAGGAGCGCCGCTGGTGTTGTTGCATCACATGAAGCACAACAGAGTGCTGCACAGGCAGGTGGTATTGCTTTCGATACTCTCGGAGAAAGTTCCTGAGTTTCCAGACGCCGAACGAATCACGATAGAGACGCTCGCGGAAAATTTCTGGCGCGTGAAGGCCCGTTACGGATTTCTGGAAAGCGCCGACGTACCGGCTGTTCTCGCGCGTTGCGCCGATGCTGGTATCATGGCAAAGCCGATGAGCACCACCTACTACCTGGGCAAGGAACGACTGATCATCAACGACACCAAGCCGGTTATGGCGCGCTGGCGCAAGAAGCTCTACGTGTTCATGTCCCGCAATTCGCGCTCAGCAACCGAGTTCTTCAATATTCCCTCTAACCGCGTAGTCGAGCTCGGGGCACAGCTGCAGTTCTAG